The following proteins are co-located in the Arctopsyche grandis isolate Sample6627 chromosome 3, ASM5162203v2, whole genome shotgun sequence genome:
- the LOC143909635 gene encoding uncharacterized protein LOC143909635 produces MECRLCLCYVPFESSVSIHDYPHPLVQRILTSCQLQVDNDDLLPDTICLLCKNNLELLSNFKNICIQSDKTQKLRHGGSCDIKIEEIILDDVNWQDEIGNNSTSNACRQAIDKSRNRGKVFLEGNPNALLIKKGNVKKNSQRIRKKYTYKCGMCSKSFSVKANFVDHVNSHKGIKAYECKVCLTSYTHKTTLQRHEKTHTGDRPLKCHICPKSYILRRNLVRHLKSHVEIKSYQCDMCSKIFTAKPDLVDHIDSHNRIKAYQCKICAVSFTYQSAFKSHLKSHDCMKQFQCEICSKSFTAKPNLVDHINSHKGIKAYHCEVCLISFAYRSTFKGHVKAHVRGKELQCHICSKFFTAKYDLADHINSHKGIKAYQCDVCLSPYAHRSALRNHMKTHTGSNLHKCELCPKSFTVRSSFLVHMNSHNGIKPYQCELCLISFTYKCSLNRHLKTHTKEKLNAMFECAVCSKTFHRKHLLVGHMRSHTKSIQSHKCEICSKSFTGKSSFIEHMNYHKGIKPYQCQVCLISFTHRLVLLKHVKTHT; encoded by the exons ATGGAGTGTAGACTTTGTCTCTGTTATGTTCCATTCGAGTCTTCTGTCTCCATCCACGACTATCCTCATCCACTAGTTCAACGCATTTTGACCAGCTGTCAGCTACAA GTTGATAATGATGATCTGTTGCCAGATACGATATGTCTTTTATGTAaaaacaatctggaattgttaaGCAATTTTAAGAACATTTGTATTCAGAGTGATAAAACACAGAAACTAAGACATGGAGGCAGCTGTGATATCAAAATAGAAGAAATTATATTGGATGATGTGAATTGGCAGGATGAGATCGGTAATAATTCAACATCAAATGCCTGTCGACAGGCCATTGACAAGTCAAGAAATAGGGGGAAAGTATTCTTAGAAGGAAATCCAAACgccttattaataaaaaaaggaaatgtCAAGAAAAATTCGCAA AGAATCAGAAAGAAATACACGTACAAATGCGGAATGTGTTCTAAATCGTTCAGTGTTAAAGCTAACTTCGTGGATCATGTGAATTCTCACAAAGGGATAAAAGCTTACGAATGCAAAGTTTGTTTGACTTCATACACTCATAAGACTACATTACAGCGACATGAAAAAACTCACACCGGGGACAGACCGTTGAAATGCCACATTTGTCCAAAATCGTACATTCTGAGGCGTAACTTAGTGCGTCATTTAAAATCTCACGTTGAGATTAAATCGTACCAATGCGATATGTGTTCTAAGATATTCACCGCTAAACCTGACCTTGTGGATCATATTGATTCTCACAACAGGATAAAAGCATACCAATGCAAAATTTGTGCGGTTTCATTCACATATCAGTCTGCTTTCAAGAGCCATTTAAAATCTCACGACTGTATGAAGCAATTCCAATGCGAAATTTGCTCTAAATCGTTCACTGCTAAACCTAATCTCGTAGATCATATAAATTCTCACAAAGGGATAAAAGCATACCATTGTGAAGTTTGTTTGATTTCATTCGCTTATAGGTCTACCTTCAAGGGACATGTAAAAGCTCACGTTCGTGGAAAGGAGTTGCAATGCCATATATGTTCTAAGTTTTTCACTGCTAAATATGACCTAGCGGATCATATTAATTCTCACAAAGGGATAAAAGCATACCAGTGTGATGTTTGTTTGAGTCCATACGCTCATAGGTCTGCCCTCCGGAATCATATGAAAACTCACACCGGGTCGAATTTGCACAAATGTGAATTGTGTCCTAAATCGTTCACCGTTAGATCTAGTTTTTTGGTCCATATGAATTCTCATAACGGGATAAAACCATACCAATGCGAactttgtttgatttcattcacGTATAAGTGTAGCCTCAACCGACATTTAAAAACTCACACCAAGGAGAAGCTGAATGCGATGTTTGAATGTGCTGTTTGTTCAAAGACGTTCCATCGTAAGCATTTACTAGTGGGTCATATGAGATCTCACACTAAGTCGATACAATCGCACAAATGCGAAATTTGTTCTAAATCGTTCACTGGTAAGTCTAGTTTCATAGAGCATATGAATTATCACAAAGGGATAAAACCATACCAATGTCAAGtttgtttgatttcattcactCATAGGCTTGTCCTCTTGAAACATGTAAAAACTCACACCTAG
- the LOC143909462 gene encoding uncharacterized protein LOC143909462 isoform X2, with protein sequence MECRLCLCTAPVESSVSIHDYPHPLVQRILTSCQVNKDDLLPNTICLSCKNNLGLLSNFRNTCIQSEETQKQRLTEGLDIKIEEVIVDDLIWEDEIDINSTSAVEDAINESNSSNSGKVFLGDHSKQNALLIEDKNIRKNSQIRARYRKSHNGMISHKCEICSKSFTAKTNLVDHMNSHTGLKLYRCELCSISFAHRSSLRKHVKTHTGERRFKCEMCPKLFNDKFNLVEHMNSHNGIKPYQCDVCLISFTHRSALRNHINTHTGLKLHKCEMCSKSFTAKTNLVDHMNSHNGLKPYRCELCSISFAHRSSLRKHVRIHTEERRFKCEMCFKLFDNKSSLLEHLNSHNGIKPYQCEICLILFTHKSSLGRHVKSHKNLGNVHKCEMCSETFTVKRSLLDHMNSHHWLIQGGAMGAIAPS encoded by the exons ATGGAATGTAGACTTTGTCTCTGCACTGCTCCAGTtgagtcttccgtctccatccaCGACTATCCTCATCCACTAGTTCAACGCATCTTGACCAGCTGTCAA gttAATAAAGATGATTTATTGCCTAATACCATATGTCTTTCATGCAAAAACAATCTGGGATTGTTAAGCAACTTTAGAAACACTTGTATTCAGAGTGaagaaacacaaaaacaaaGGCTCACCGAGGGTTTAGATATCAAAATAGAAGAAGTTATAGTGGATGATTTAATTTGGGAGGATGAGATTGATATTAATTCAACATCGGCCGTTGAAGATGCGATTAATGAATCAAATTCGAGCAATTCGGGGAAAGTATTTTTAGGAGACCATTCAAAGCAAAACGCCTTATTAATAGAAGATAAAAATATCAGGAAAAATTCACAA ataCGTGCCAGATACAGAAAATCTCACAATGGGATGATATCGCACAAATGCGAAATCTGCTCAAAATCGTTCACTGCTAAAACTAACCTCGTAGATCACATGAATTCTCACACTGGGTTAAAACTGTACCGATGTGAATTGTGCTCGATTTCATTCGCTCATAGGTCTTCCCTCAGGAAACATGTAAAAACTCACACAGGGGAGAGACGGTTCAAATGCGAAATGTGTCCTAAACTTTTCAATGATAAATTTAACCTCGTTGAGCATATGAATTCTCACAATGGGATAAAACCATACCAGTGTGATGTctgtttgatttcattcactCATCGGTCTGCCCTCCGGAATCACATAAACACTCACACTGGGTTGAAATTGCATAAATGTGAAATGTGCTCTAAATCGTTCACTGCTAAAACTAACCTCGTAGATCATATGAATTCTCACAATGGGTTAAAACCATACCGATGTGAATTGTGTTCGATTTCATTCGCTCATAGGTCTTCCCTCAGGAAACATGTTAGAATTCACACAGAGGAGAGACGATTCAAATGTGAAATGTGCTTTAAACTTTTCGATAACAAATCTAGCCTCTTGGAGCATTTGAATTCTCACAACGGGATAAAACCATaccagtgtgaaatttgtttgattttgttTACTCATAAGTCTTCCCTTGGGAGGCATGTAAAAAGTCACAAAAATTTGGGGAATGTGCACAAGTGCGAAATGTGTTCTGAAACGTTCACTGTTAAACGTAGCCTACTGGATCATATGAATTCTCACCATTGGCTGATCCAGGGGGGGGCGATGGGGGCAATCGCCCCCTCCTAA
- the LOC143909462 gene encoding uncharacterized protein LOC143909462 isoform X1 produces the protein MECRLCLCTAPVESSVSIHDYPHPLVQRILTSCQVQVNKDDLLPNTICLSCKNNLGLLSNFRNTCIQSEETQKQRLTEGLDIKIEEVIVDDLIWEDEIDINSTSAVEDAINESNSSNSGKVFLGDHSKQNALLIEDKNIRKNSQIRARYRKSHNGMISHKCEICSKSFTAKTNLVDHMNSHTGLKLYRCELCSISFAHRSSLRKHVKTHTGERRFKCEMCPKLFNDKFNLVEHMNSHNGIKPYQCDVCLISFTHRSALRNHINTHTGLKLHKCEMCSKSFTAKTNLVDHMNSHNGLKPYRCELCSISFAHRSSLRKHVRIHTEERRFKCEMCFKLFDNKSSLLEHLNSHNGIKPYQCEICLILFTHKSSLGRHVKSHKNLGNVHKCEMCSETFTVKRSLLDHMNSHHWLIQGGAMGAIAPS, from the exons ATGGAATGTAGACTTTGTCTCTGCACTGCTCCAGTtgagtcttccgtctccatccaCGACTATCCTCATCCACTAGTTCAACGCATCTTGACCAGCTGTCAAGTACAA gttAATAAAGATGATTTATTGCCTAATACCATATGTCTTTCATGCAAAAACAATCTGGGATTGTTAAGCAACTTTAGAAACACTTGTATTCAGAGTGaagaaacacaaaaacaaaGGCTCACCGAGGGTTTAGATATCAAAATAGAAGAAGTTATAGTGGATGATTTAATTTGGGAGGATGAGATTGATATTAATTCAACATCGGCCGTTGAAGATGCGATTAATGAATCAAATTCGAGCAATTCGGGGAAAGTATTTTTAGGAGACCATTCAAAGCAAAACGCCTTATTAATAGAAGATAAAAATATCAGGAAAAATTCACAA ataCGTGCCAGATACAGAAAATCTCACAATGGGATGATATCGCACAAATGCGAAATCTGCTCAAAATCGTTCACTGCTAAAACTAACCTCGTAGATCACATGAATTCTCACACTGGGTTAAAACTGTACCGATGTGAATTGTGCTCGATTTCATTCGCTCATAGGTCTTCCCTCAGGAAACATGTAAAAACTCACACAGGGGAGAGACGGTTCAAATGCGAAATGTGTCCTAAACTTTTCAATGATAAATTTAACCTCGTTGAGCATATGAATTCTCACAATGGGATAAAACCATACCAGTGTGATGTctgtttgatttcattcactCATCGGTCTGCCCTCCGGAATCACATAAACACTCACACTGGGTTGAAATTGCATAAATGTGAAATGTGCTCTAAATCGTTCACTGCTAAAACTAACCTCGTAGATCATATGAATTCTCACAATGGGTTAAAACCATACCGATGTGAATTGTGTTCGATTTCATTCGCTCATAGGTCTTCCCTCAGGAAACATGTTAGAATTCACACAGAGGAGAGACGATTCAAATGTGAAATGTGCTTTAAACTTTTCGATAACAAATCTAGCCTCTTGGAGCATTTGAATTCTCACAACGGGATAAAACCATaccagtgtgaaatttgtttgattttgttTACTCATAAGTCTTCCCTTGGGAGGCATGTAAAAAGTCACAAAAATTTGGGGAATGTGCACAAGTGCGAAATGTGTTCTGAAACGTTCACTGTTAAACGTAGCCTACTGGATCATATGAATTCTCACCATTGGCTGATCCAGGGGGGGGCGATGGGGGCAATCGCCCCCTCCTAA